A stretch of the Bdellovibrio sp. 22V genome encodes the following:
- a CDS encoding N-formylglutamate amidohydrolase → MSQVEVPLIVTIPHSGEKVPPQTPWLNSLPEEILMCDVDRYVDFLYEPALHKLKIPLVKTEWHRYAADLNRIPEDVDSTSVIGNPNPAGMHNRGFHWVITTYKHQLMPQPMSVEAHNELVKLIYEPFHAGVRKMYSDLHAQGFKRTYHIDAHSMPSVGTSEHRDPGELRADIVVSDSKGKSCDPRFKDLVIAAYATAGFKVGYNWPYFGGRVTEQYGDPSRDQHTLQVEMNRSLYMDEKTKKLKPEEAKKVQEKVLFALSYIRNNLLHITRLDEK, encoded by the coding sequence ATGTCTCAAGTTGAAGTCCCATTGATTGTGACAATTCCCCATTCTGGCGAAAAAGTCCCGCCGCAAACTCCCTGGCTGAACAGTTTGCCTGAAGAAATTTTGATGTGCGATGTCGATCGTTATGTGGACTTTTTGTACGAGCCCGCGTTGCACAAACTGAAAATTCCGTTGGTAAAAACAGAATGGCATCGTTACGCGGCCGATCTCAATCGCATTCCTGAAGATGTGGACTCGACATCCGTGATCGGCAATCCCAATCCCGCGGGCATGCACAACCGCGGTTTTCACTGGGTGATCACGACTTACAAGCATCAGCTCATGCCGCAACCTATGAGCGTGGAAGCGCACAACGAGTTAGTGAAGCTGATTTACGAACCTTTCCACGCAGGCGTTCGTAAAATGTATTCGGATTTGCATGCGCAAGGTTTCAAAAGAACTTATCATATTGATGCGCATAGTATGCCGTCTGTCGGGACGAGCGAACACCGCGATCCAGGTGAATTGCGCGCCGATATCGTCGTCAGCGACAGCAAAGGCAAAAGCTGTGATCCGCGTTTCAAAGACCTGGTGATTGCGGCTTACGCGACGGCCGGTTTTAAAGTCGGTTACAACTGGCCGTACTTTGGCGGTCGCGTCACGGAGCAGTACGGAGACCCAAGTCGAGATCAACATACTCTTCAGGTGGAAATGAATCGTTCTCTCTATATGGATGAGAAAACCAAAAAGCTCAAACCGGAAGAGGCGAAGAAAGTTCAGGAAAAAGTTCTCTTTGCCTTGAGCTACATCCGCAACAATTTGTTGCACATAACGCGACTAGACGAAAAGTAA
- a CDS encoding cob(I)yrinic acid a,c-diamide adenosyltransferase, producing MTDAPKAKIYTRTGDKGNTRLVDGSCVEKFNPRVEAYGTVDELNSSLGVVRASLTSHKELADLDAPLEKIQNELFNIGSLLATEKDEVFKLLPPITEEQIKYIEHQIDELTVTLPELRNFILPAGHPVSAYLHVSRTSCRRAERRSAEIAVKDERYAATLQYLNRLSDYLFVAARWANMKTGHHDVLWKKT from the coding sequence ATGACGGATGCTCCCAAAGCGAAAATCTATACGCGGACTGGTGACAAGGGCAACACACGCTTAGTGGACGGTTCTTGCGTGGAAAAATTCAACCCCCGCGTCGAAGCTTACGGGACCGTTGATGAACTCAACAGCTCTTTGGGCGTTGTGCGCGCGAGTTTGACGAGCCACAAAGAATTAGCCGACCTCGATGCTCCTTTGGAGAAAATTCAGAATGAGCTTTTTAATATCGGCAGTCTTTTGGCCACGGAAAAAGACGAAGTCTTTAAACTTCTTCCGCCGATCACCGAAGAACAAATCAAATACATCGAGCATCAAATTGACGAACTCACGGTGACTTTGCCTGAATTGCGCAATTTTATTTTACCGGCGGGCCATCCCGTGTCGGCCTATTTGCATGTTTCCCGCACTTCTTGCCGTCGTGCTGAACGCCGCTCTGCCGAGATCGCGGTGAAAGACGAAAGATATGCGGCGACTTTGCAGTATCTGAATCGCCTGAGCGATTATCTTTTTGTCGCCGCTCGCTGGGCCAATATGAAAACGGGCCATCACGACGTGCTTTGGAAGAAGACTTAA
- the gspC gene encoding type II secretion system protein GspC: MISRNPKNQRPPFERWYSYVLFVFVGYCIADLGILAYRDRMLPQGAPAAHPKAPQFDSSVSRGAYNGITSRNIFASSGVIPDALVDKTTGTPQKEADPVPSQLPLTLIGTLVHSNPEKSIAAIEVRGKNQVISYSPGKEIEGMANIIRVERQKVVFRNLNSNRLEYIEMKKDGARVAFGGAARPASGGGEVQKTGDNNFTIKRADLLKYTNDLSSILMQARAVPNREPGTGAINGFRLLDMQPGSIYEQLGLQRMDVIKSVDGTPVDSPAKAMELYNTLKNSPKVTLQIERNGKNETMTYNIQ; the protein is encoded by the coding sequence GTGATTTCACGTAACCCCAAAAATCAACGTCCCCCTTTTGAGAGATGGTATTCCTACGTCCTCTTTGTCTTTGTAGGTTATTGCATCGCGGACCTTGGTATTCTTGCTTATCGCGATCGCATGTTGCCGCAAGGTGCACCCGCAGCTCATCCCAAAGCTCCGCAATTTGATTCTAGTGTCAGTCGTGGCGCTTACAACGGCATCACAAGCCGCAATATCTTCGCTTCTTCCGGCGTCATTCCCGATGCTTTGGTTGATAAAACCACTGGCACTCCACAAAAAGAAGCCGATCCCGTTCCTTCACAATTGCCTTTGACATTGATTGGAACTTTGGTGCACTCGAATCCTGAAAAATCCATCGCAGCTATCGAAGTGCGTGGAAAAAATCAGGTGATTTCTTACAGCCCCGGCAAAGAAATCGAAGGCATGGCCAACATTATTCGTGTCGAACGCCAAAAAGTTGTTTTCCGCAATCTCAACTCGAACCGTCTTGAGTATATTGAGATGAAAAAAGATGGCGCGCGTGTGGCCTTTGGCGGCGCTGCGAGACCAGCCTCCGGCGGCGGAGAAGTCCAAAAAACCGGCGACAATAATTTCACTATTAAAAGAGCGGATCTTTTGAAATATACAAACGATCTTTCCAGCATCTTGATGCAAGCTCGCGCGGTTCCCAATCGCGAGCCCGGTACGGGAGCTATCAATGGCTTCCGTCTTTTAGACATGCAGCCTGGCAGTATTTACGAACAACTTGGTTTACAACGCATGGATGTTATTAAGTCCGTCGACGGAACTCCGGTCGACAGTCCCGCCAAAGCCATGGAGCTCTACAACACTCTCAAAAACTCACCAAAGGTGACTTTGCAGATTGAGCGCAACGGTAAAAACGAGACGATGACTTACAACATTCAGTAG
- the gspD gene encoding type II secretion system secretin GspD has product MKKTVSIGLASLMTAQLVGTTAKAQFEDFPPPPPPPDFGDASQSENMDFPPPPPANFGGNAAPSAQGGGTRGNNTGSDVLTKSAKDKFAKAPIEDINSANFPETIESFDFPNVEITDLIKAIGELTGKNFIIDPGVRGKITIIAPSKITVAEAYKAFLSALAINGFTVVPSGSFLKVKSARNAQRDNIETFSGAYYPNSDQMITRIIHLKHISAAQVNRDLRILPSKDGEMNIYEPTNSIIISDYGSNIDRVMKIISQLDVPGFEEQLEVIPIKYAKAKDLADLVDKIVNKGSKSQAGAPGTFTAGVPRFSRSAGATSQQGASFFMAIPDDRTNSIIVVGNKSGIVRIKKLISQLDFKIRPEESGGVYVYNVKNSDAEKLAQTLQGVTKDATPKPQTGGSLLSPIGAGGQMQAPQEIFGGDVKITADKTTNSLVITASKQDYEVVLNLLAKLDVARDQVFVEAIIMEMSANDGNTWGVGYYQYSDSGYGKVGFNGGLNLNEMLSPTGGTGAVIGFGSGKTIKVTDPVSKTTLEIPSLIGFINFLKTTKKANILSTPTLMTLDNQEGEIEVGDKVVVGSNSTTPTNGATVTTPVFEDATIKLTLKPFISPATNAIRMEIKQQVSQLSTASTPKAFQDSTQPLAKRSIKTVINVNNGDTAILGGLMKEQDIESVAKVPLLGDIPILGWLFKSRTITKDKTNMVVFLTPKIVRTVSDSNAIVSKTLDDRLEFIKSQGGVDPFGKKMDTIQRKAQAPAGPDANDVPAIEEE; this is encoded by the coding sequence ATGAAAAAAACCGTCAGCATAGGACTTGCTTCATTGATGACAGCTCAGCTTGTGGGAACCACAGCGAAAGCTCAGTTCGAGGACTTCCCTCCTCCACCTCCCCCTCCTGATTTTGGAGACGCCAGCCAATCTGAAAACATGGACTTCCCGCCACCTCCGCCAGCAAACTTTGGTGGCAACGCCGCTCCTTCCGCTCAAGGCGGCGGCACTCGTGGTAACAATACGGGCTCGGATGTTTTGACGAAGTCGGCAAAAGATAAATTTGCGAAAGCTCCGATTGAAGACATCAACAGTGCAAATTTCCCGGAAACGATTGAATCTTTCGACTTCCCGAATGTGGAGATCACAGATCTTATTAAAGCGATCGGCGAGTTGACAGGTAAGAACTTTATCATTGATCCGGGCGTACGCGGTAAGATCACAATCATCGCGCCAAGTAAAATCACAGTGGCGGAAGCCTACAAGGCTTTCTTGTCTGCTTTGGCGATCAATGGTTTCACGGTGGTTCCTTCCGGCAGTTTCTTGAAAGTGAAGTCCGCAAGAAACGCACAACGTGACAACATCGAGACATTCTCGGGTGCTTACTACCCGAACAGCGATCAGATGATCACACGTATCATCCACTTAAAACACATCTCTGCAGCGCAAGTGAACAGAGACCTTCGTATCCTGCCCTCTAAAGACGGTGAGATGAATATTTACGAGCCAACGAACTCGATCATCATCTCTGACTACGGTTCGAACATTGACCGCGTGATGAAAATCATCAGCCAGTTGGACGTTCCGGGATTTGAAGAACAACTTGAAGTTATTCCAATTAAGTATGCGAAAGCGAAAGATTTAGCCGACCTCGTTGATAAAATCGTGAACAAAGGCAGCAAATCCCAAGCAGGAGCTCCGGGCACTTTCACGGCGGGCGTGCCACGCTTCTCTCGTTCTGCGGGCGCAACATCACAACAAGGTGCGAGCTTCTTTATGGCCATTCCGGATGATCGCACGAACTCGATCATCGTGGTCGGCAATAAATCCGGCATTGTGCGTATCAAAAAATTGATCTCACAACTTGATTTCAAAATCCGCCCTGAAGAATCCGGCGGCGTTTACGTTTATAACGTTAAAAACAGCGATGCCGAGAAATTGGCGCAAACTCTTCAAGGTGTCACAAAAGATGCAACGCCAAAACCGCAAACCGGCGGAAGCCTTCTGTCCCCGATCGGCGCTGGCGGTCAAATGCAAGCTCCGCAAGAGATCTTTGGCGGCGATGTTAAGATCACGGCTGATAAAACAACAAACAGCCTTGTTATTACTGCCAGCAAACAAGACTATGAAGTGGTTCTGAATCTTCTGGCGAAGTTGGATGTGGCCCGCGACCAGGTATTTGTTGAAGCGATTATCATGGAGATGAGCGCGAACGACGGTAACACTTGGGGTGTCGGTTACTACCAATACTCTGACAGCGGTTACGGCAAAGTCGGTTTTAACGGCGGCCTGAATTTGAATGAAATGCTTTCGCCAACAGGCGGTACTGGTGCGGTGATCGGTTTCGGTTCTGGTAAAACAATTAAAGTCACAGACCCGGTAAGCAAAACAACTCTTGAGATCCCGAGCTTGATTGGTTTCATCAACTTCTTGAAAACGACGAAGAAAGCCAACATCCTTTCAACGCCGACATTGATGACATTGGACAACCAAGAGGGTGAAATCGAAGTGGGTGATAAAGTTGTCGTGGGTTCAAACTCAACGACGCCGACAAACGGCGCGACGGTGACAACGCCTGTGTTTGAAGATGCGACGATCAAATTGACTTTGAAACCGTTCATCTCCCCTGCGACAAACGCCATTCGCATGGAGATCAAACAACAAGTCTCTCAACTTTCCACAGCGAGTACTCCAAAAGCTTTCCAAGACTCTACTCAGCCTTTGGCAAAGCGTTCGATCAAAACCGTGATCAACGTTAATAACGGCGACACGGCGATCCTGGGGGGCTTGATGAAAGAACAAGATATCGAGTCTGTCGCGAAGGTGCCTCTTCTCGGCGACATCCCTATCTTGGGCTGGCTGTTTAAATCGCGCACGATCACAAAAGATAAAACAAACATGGTTGTGTTCTTGACGCCGAAAATTGTGAGAACTGTTTCAGATTCGAATGCGATTGTATCAAAAACACTGGACGATCGTTTGGAATTCATCAAATCTCAAGGTGGCGTTGATCCATTTGGCAAAAAAATGGATACCATTCAGCGAAAAGCCCAGGCTCCGGCTGGACCTGACGCGAATGACGTACCTGCAATTGAAGAGGAATAA
- the gspE gene encoding type II secretion system ATPase GspE produces the protein MASVDIQTILSKATSLTQDQIRSVLNNPSVVRPVTVGEALSAKEFSTADEVVADLCKELGLDFIRDIPVSDIAVDLIRDLPINYAKLHNVLPYKDEQDTLIALTSNPVNLKALDDLKVLFGKRVRPLVTTTSRVQDAINKVYEKSTANLSGLDEIDEEDYDLDDPIVDLLEAGEDDAPVIKMVNSLLFRAVKEKASDIHVEPYEKDMVVRFRTDGILFDVFKPPKKLQNAITSRIKVMANLNIAEKRLPQDGRIPLKVGGKDIDIRLSCVPTAFGERLVMRIQDRSSVVRELQQLGFSTENLEKLDDLMGRSYGIFLVTGPTGSGKSTTLYGALSKLNKPDVNILTVEDPVEQRIHGIGQVQVNSKIGLTFAAGLRSFLRQDPDIIMVGEIRDLETAELAIQASLTGHLVLSTLHTNDSAGAFPRLIDFGVEPFLIATSIMGVVAQRLVRVLCPHCKAPYEASDFELQLLGVTREEAKNSHICRAMGCNHCGQKGYSGRTTISELMVVTDDIRSLIMQRKDGNTIKKQAVANGMKTFRDHGVQKVLAGITTIEELTSNTQLDI, from the coding sequence ATGGCCTCCGTGGATATTCAAACGATACTGAGCAAAGCAACTTCCCTGACACAGGACCAGATCCGTTCTGTGCTCAACAACCCTTCGGTGGTGAGACCCGTCACCGTGGGGGAAGCTTTGTCAGCGAAAGAATTTTCCACGGCGGATGAAGTGGTTGCCGATCTCTGCAAAGAACTGGGACTGGATTTTATCCGGGACATCCCCGTCAGCGATATCGCCGTCGACTTGATCCGCGATCTGCCAATCAACTATGCCAAACTTCATAACGTTCTTCCTTATAAAGATGAACAAGACACTTTGATTGCTTTGACAAGCAACCCGGTGAACTTGAAAGCATTAGATGATTTGAAAGTTCTTTTCGGTAAACGCGTTCGCCCTCTTGTGACGACGACAAGCCGTGTGCAGGATGCGATCAATAAAGTTTACGAAAAAAGCACCGCCAATCTTTCCGGCCTCGATGAAATCGACGAGGAAGATTACGATCTTGACGATCCTATCGTGGATCTTTTGGAGGCCGGCGAAGACGATGCTCCCGTCATTAAGATGGTGAATAGTCTTCTGTTCCGCGCGGTGAAAGAAAAAGCCTCTGATATTCACGTGGAACCGTATGAAAAAGACATGGTCGTTCGTTTCCGTACGGACGGTATTCTTTTCGACGTGTTTAAACCACCTAAAAAACTGCAAAACGCGATCACGTCCCGTATCAAAGTTATGGCGAACTTAAACATCGCCGAAAAACGTCTGCCGCAAGACGGTCGTATTCCTTTGAAGGTCGGCGGTAAGGACATTGATATTCGTCTTTCCTGCGTTCCTACGGCTTTCGGTGAACGCCTGGTGATGCGTATTCAAGACAGATCCAGTGTTGTGCGTGAATTGCAACAACTGGGTTTCTCGACTGAAAATCTGGAAAAACTGGATGACTTGATGGGACGATCTTACGGGATCTTCCTGGTCACCGGCCCCACGGGTTCCGGTAAGTCCACGACTCTTTACGGTGCTCTTTCAAAATTGAATAAACCTGACGTGAACATTCTGACGGTTGAAGATCCGGTGGAGCAACGTATCCACGGGATTGGTCAAGTGCAAGTGAACTCGAAGATCGGTTTGACCTTCGCGGCGGGATTAAGATCTTTCCTTCGTCAAGACCCTGACATCATCATGGTGGGGGAGATTCGTGACTTGGAAACAGCCGAACTTGCGATTCAAGCGTCACTGACAGGTCACTTGGTTCTTTCGACTCTGCATACGAATGACTCGGCCGGCGCTTTCCCGCGTTTGATTGATTTCGGGGTTGAGCCCTTCTTGATCGCAACATCGATCATGGGTGTCGTGGCGCAACGTCTTGTGCGTGTCCTCTGCCCGCACTGTAAAGCGCCCTACGAAGCTTCCGACTTTGAATTGCAACTTCTGGGTGTCACAAGAGAAGAAGCGAAGAACTCACACATCTGTCGCGCCATGGGTTGCAATCACTGTGGGCAAAAAGGATATTCCGGTCGTACGACGATCAGTGAATTGATGGTCGTCACTGACGATATCCGCTCTTTGATCATGCAAAGAAAAGATGGTAACACGATCAAGAAACAAGCTGTCGCCAACGGAATGAAAACTTTCCGTGATCATGGCGTACAAAAAGTTCTTGCTGGTATCACGACTATTGAAGAACTGACTTCGAATACGCAATTAGACATCTAG
- the gspF gene encoding type II secretion system inner membrane protein GspF produces the protein MPIFEYKGLTRDGKNVKGVVDAENLRAARAKLKKDNVFVVDIRDKKKVDPKKKQGPRATKKIAVKELSLMTRQLATLVKANIPLVDALTAVSEQVENPTLSEAIADCKNMVNEGSPLHKALAKYPNIFTNIYVSMVEAGEMSGSLDVILMRLAEFTEAQADLRAKVSSAMTYPIVMLVVTLALLGFLFTYLIPKMVVVFESAPNLTLPWYTKALIDASQFTVNYWYLMIGSALIVYLLFRNWKNSPSGRNQWDAISLKLPIVGPTVQMVAVSRFTRTLATLLNGGVPMLAALDIVRNVVNNHVLAIAIDEARSNISEGESIAGPLKKSGQFPPIVIHMVNIGEKTGELENMLTQVSDAYDFQVKTKLDGLTSLMGPVVIVLMGLAIGMIVMAVMVPMFEMTNIAG, from the coding sequence ATGCCGATTTTTGAGTATAAAGGTCTTACGAGAGACGGAAAAAATGTCAAAGGCGTCGTGGATGCCGAGAATCTTCGCGCCGCTCGTGCCAAACTCAAAAAAGACAATGTCTTCGTCGTCGATATTCGCGATAAAAAAAAGGTGGACCCTAAGAAAAAACAGGGGCCGCGCGCGACAAAGAAAATCGCCGTTAAAGAACTTTCTTTGATGACCCGACAATTGGCGACTCTTGTAAAAGCCAATATCCCACTCGTGGATGCCCTTACTGCCGTTTCGGAACAAGTTGAAAATCCGACGCTCTCTGAGGCGATCGCCGATTGTAAGAACATGGTCAACGAGGGATCGCCTTTGCACAAAGCTTTGGCAAAGTACCCTAATATCTTTACGAATATTTATGTTTCAATGGTGGAAGCCGGTGAAATGTCAGGCAGCTTGGACGTGATATTGATGCGTCTTGCTGAGTTTACCGAAGCGCAGGCGGACTTGCGTGCGAAAGTAAGCAGTGCCATGACCTACCCGATCGTGATGTTGGTTGTGACATTGGCTCTTTTGGGATTCCTCTTTACTTACTTGATTCCAAAAATGGTTGTTGTCTTTGAGTCAGCGCCGAACTTGACGCTTCCTTGGTACACGAAAGCCCTTATTGATGCCAGTCAGTTCACGGTGAACTATTGGTACCTGATGATCGGAAGCGCATTGATTGTGTATTTGCTTTTCCGCAACTGGAAAAATTCTCCTTCCGGTCGTAATCAATGGGATGCTATCTCTTTGAAGCTTCCTATCGTGGGACCGACAGTGCAAATGGTTGCCGTCTCCCGTTTCACGCGCACTTTAGCAACGCTTTTAAATGGTGGTGTGCCGATGCTCGCGGCATTGGATATCGTTCGTAACGTCGTGAACAACCACGTGCTTGCTATTGCGATCGATGAAGCGCGCAGCAATATCTCTGAGGGGGAATCCATCGCGGGTCCTCTGAAAAAATCCGGTCAGTTCCCTCCTATCGTGATTCACATGGTCAACATTGGTGAAAAAACCGGCGAGCTCGAGAACATGCTCACTCAGGTCTCCGATGCATATGACTTCCAAGTGAAAACTAAATTAGACGGTCTTACGAGTTTGATGGGACCCGTTGTCATTGTCCTCATGGGTCTAGCCATTGGTATGATCGTGATGGCCGTGATGGTTCCAATGTTTGAAATGACCAACATCGCAGGTTAG